One genomic region from Sphingobacterium sp. UGAL515B_05 encodes:
- a CDS encoding nuclear transport factor 2 family protein encodes MKALVKTFAAAALIAVSTFAMAAEGPGAKAAKANINLSTADFALEHYVAVTTEGESAGVEQLFAADFNQKIQATNAQSNSRSEVVKSLKKQKGEKLNCTVSTDIIEESADYMVAKVTLKFENFTKTDLVTLERVGNDWKVSKSINSYK; translated from the coding sequence ATGAAAGCATTAGTAAAAACATTCGCAGCAGCAGCTTTAATCGCAGTATCTACTTTCGCTATGGCAGCTGAAGGACCTGGAGCAAAAGCAGCAAAAGCTAACATTAACCTTTCTACAGCAGATTTCGCTTTAGAGCACTATGTTGCGGTAACTACGGAGGGAGAATCAGCAGGCGTGGAGCAGTTATTCGCAGCTGATTTTAATCAAAAGATACAAGCTACCAATGCGCAGTCCAATAGCCGTAGTGAAGTGGTTAAATCCTTGAAAAAACAAAAAGGCGAAAAGCTAAACTGTACAGTAAGCACCGATATCATCGAGGAATCGGCAGACTATATGGTCGCTAAAGTGACGTTGAAATTTGAAAACTTCACCAAAACTGATCTAGTTACTTTGGAGCGTGTGGGCAATGACTGGAAAGTGTCCAAATCGATCAATTCTTATAAGTAG
- a CDS encoding nuclear transport factor 2 family protein gives MKTLVKTFAAAALIAVSTFAMAAEGPGAKATKANINLSTADFALEHYVAVTTEGESAGVEQLFAADFNQKIQASNAQSNSRSEVVKSLKKQKGEKLNCTVNTDIIEESADYMVAKVTLKFENFTKTDLVTLERVGNDWKVSKSINSYK, from the coding sequence ATGAAAACACTAGTAAAAACATTCGCAGCAGCAGCTTTAATCGCAGTATCTACTTTCGCTATGGCAGCTGAAGGACCAGGAGCAAAAGCAACAAAAGCTAACATTAACCTTTCCACTGCAGATTTCGCTTTAGAGCACTATGTTGCGGTAACCACGGAGGGCGAATCAGCAGGTGTAGAGCAGTTATTTGCAGCTGATTTTAATCAAAAGATCCAAGCATCCAATGCACAAAGTAACAGCCGTAGCGAAGTGGTTAAATCCTTGAAAAAGCAAAAAGGCGAAAAGCTAAACTGTACAGTAAACACAGATATCATCGAGGAATCTGCAGACTATATGGTCGCTAAAGTGACGTTGAAATTTGAAAACTTCACCAAAACAGATTTGGTTACTTTGGAGCGTGTGGGCAATGACTGGAAAGTATCCAAATCAATTAATTCGTATAAATAA
- a CDS encoding YhcG family protein produces MEQRFVEIIQLIKESQSKAIKAVNTELMNLYWRIGKYISARIETSEWGQSVVKELAFFIKQHEPELKGFSDKNLWRMKQFYETYRSSERLSALTRELSWTNNVLIFSRTKTVEEKEFYLKLTIEEKYSSRELERQINSSVFERTMIGNVKLSSLPREFEVDINKAFKDSYVFDFLNLPESYNEGDLQKGLLRQMKDFILELGRDFLFIDQEYKVQVGNSDFYIDLLFFHRGLQCLVAFELKVDKFKPEHLGQLNFYLEALDRDVKRSNENASIGVLLCKDKDSEVVEYALSRSLSPTVVAEYKTQLPDKKLLQQKLHELFEQADNSDI; encoded by the coding sequence ATGGAACAGCGTTTTGTAGAAATAATTCAGCTTATTAAAGAATCTCAATCTAAAGCTATTAAGGCAGTTAATACGGAATTAATGAATTTATATTGGCGTATTGGAAAGTATATTAGCGCGCGGATTGAAACTTCCGAATGGGGACAGTCGGTCGTCAAAGAATTGGCTTTTTTTATTAAGCAGCATGAACCTGAATTGAAAGGTTTTTCAGATAAGAATCTTTGGCGAATGAAACAGTTTTACGAAACTTATCGCAGTAGTGAAAGACTCTCGGCATTGACGAGAGAATTGAGTTGGACAAATAATGTTTTAATTTTTAGTCGTACCAAGACAGTTGAAGAAAAGGAATTTTATTTGAAGCTAACTATCGAGGAAAAATATAGTTCCAGGGAGTTGGAGCGACAGATTAATAGTTCTGTCTTTGAACGCACAATGATTGGAAATGTAAAACTCTCGTCACTGCCGAGAGAATTTGAAGTAGACATTAATAAAGCGTTTAAAGATAGCTACGTTTTTGACTTTTTAAATTTACCAGAATCCTATAATGAAGGGGATCTTCAAAAAGGGCTGCTTCGTCAGATGAAAGATTTTATTCTTGAGCTAGGGCGAGACTTTCTATTTATTGACCAAGAATATAAAGTACAAGTGGGCAACTCTGACTTTTATATTGATCTACTTTTTTTTCATAGAGGATTACAGTGCTTAGTGGCATTTGAATTAAAAGTAGATAAATTCAAGCCCGAGCATCTTGGTCAGTTGAATTTTTATCTAGAGGCTCTTGACCGAGACGTTAAGCGATCCAATGAGAACGCAAGTATTGGTGTTCTATTATGTAAAGATAAAGATAGTGAGGTGGTTGAGTATGCTTTGAGCCGCAGTCTTTCACCCACAGTAGTCGCGGAATATAAAACACAATTACCGGATAAAAAGCTACTTCAACAAAAGTTACACGAATTATTTGAACAGGCTGATAATAGTGATATTTAG
- a CDS encoding nuclear transport factor 2 family protein, producing MKALVKTFAAATLIAVSTFAMAAEGPGAKTTKANINLSTADFALEHYVAVTTEGESAGVEQLFAADFNQKIQAANVQSNSRSEVVKLLKKQKGEKLNCTVSTDIIEESADYMVSKVTLKFENFTKTDLVTLERVGNDWKVSKSINSYK from the coding sequence ATGAAAGCATTAGTAAAAACATTCGCAGCAGCAACTTTAATCGCAGTATCAACTTTCGCTATGGCAGCTGAAGGGCCTGGAGCAAAAACAACAAAAGCTAACATTAACCTTTCTACAGCAGATTTCGCTTTAGAGCACTATGTAGCGGTAACTACTGAGGGAGAATCAGCAGGTGTAGAGCAGTTATTTGCAGCTGATTTTAATCAAAAGATCCAAGCTGCCAATGTACAGTCTAACAGCCGTAGCGAAGTGGTTAAACTATTGAAAAAACAAAAAGGCGAAAAGCTAAACTGTACAGTAAGCACAGATATCATCGAGGAATCGGCAGACTATATGGTTTCTAAAGTGACTCTAAAATTTGAGAACTTCACCAAAACAGATTTAGTTACCTTGGAGCGTGTGGGGAATGACTGGAAAGTATCCAAATCGATCAATTCGTATAAATAG
- a CDS encoding DUF1016 N-terminal domain-containing protein translates to MLRSLSYLISGLSKYLSVTLGKGFSAANLRNMRHFYQTFPDFDQSSTQRVENFQSVTQCVTKLSWANTRL, encoded by the coding sequence ATGCTTCGCAGTTTGTCATACTTGATATCAGGCCTTTCTAAGTATTTGTCAGTTACATTAGGAAAAGGTTTTTCAGCAGCCAATTTACGGAATATGCGGCATTTTTACCAGACCTTCCCCGACTTCGACCAATCCTCTACGCAGCGCGTAGAGAATTTCCAATCCGTAACGCAGTGCGTAACGAAACTTAGCTGGGCAAATACCCGTTTGTAG